From Syngnathoides biaculeatus isolate LvHL_M chromosome 19, ASM1980259v1, whole genome shotgun sequence, a single genomic window includes:
- the LOC133492768 gene encoding oxygen-regulated protein 1-like: MNELDLRRVPPDQSSGSLRTVGTLRHASVTDPIPSKRVCFYKSGDPQFGGLRMVVNNRTFKTFDALLDSLSKKVPLAFGVRNITTPRGVHAINTLDELEDGKSYICSDSRKVKPINLALARKKLAPWYHARPASSRRRTLHRPGAFSGRQEPVLVHTPKRLAVFRNGDPSVKHTVVLQKRSATTFEWILEYISEMMQFHVVKLHTVDGRRVEGLSSLILCSGMVVAAGKEPFRPANYANQKSSGSTMPSGNQMSVRRLKTLNQGKKKSRSHGSKSRNFSTSSERYIVNKIHNSLMESSCDLPSQPSNSLEYESGHVLAETEGEEQDCMLPDEDDIEKSFRVNQDGSMTVEMRVRLTVKEEETLHWTTTLTRSSVANHLNMACLPEPESDQDVCATAPDLEDPVSFSDIINKNESKDDHDQEPPSLGNGVLSQSSYEEDAVKIQATSPRRASDFSSQVASTFGSSSKVLLAFLSIVALKDSIAILNVDQVKANDVSCDEALKMIESLREIASMEDPHRLEESVSALQESTSSQLLDSWSSFQEIGGTYQVLHDIIEAFDVPNTIKEELMSLLAAPVSESYKKLMADSEGSSSGMEEQNDELAHDDEVEQKMNSYHVLHSAEVQISEEEREDKPQGEDCYVELNPSRKESPDKEQSGTDDKVQGLDKPQPVQEKGLNLVEEESQCSSDKENEEEIINEMLDNLEDDRLISDSNPESSHAQDPSINDSGDDQSGCDEHTEASMLECEQTRSSTEEELSFHEKVSHSEEEHGYFTECQVPVTETKCDKVAVAKDLSDEEMSQPVAVRVSLLEKQVADAQKTRYNKHAKNISLVSEDSMETFQQCSRSAPQSSLSFSYDSSGVVTVEPEGNRVKSIREMFLAKSSADSGKRSQSTESQSDRSGSGGYQSRMSSEQSSGEEDPVRKSISKGFVRRTIERLYGKSNVIERLPQAPRKKKKHPNIFSPFHTARCKAASELSYFNSTNALDTLTEATRCIAFNAQVGPRDSVPIDEGRWLIRENTLIRKSISDPTGINKSLVTSGQDEDNCEDTQEDTPYSLFSTTSEPEDHKKSKRCTYFSLPHTSDSEVCQDEQSLPEANAESAAKTKPEKNGSAVGMPDNKVHPLVEIPVDGEAVVVAQPKKGHGVVSQSLQEPDVLDLLYNFCGENCPIL; the protein is encoded by the exons ATGAACGAGTTGGACCTCCGCAGGGTCCCCCCTGACCAGTCATCAGGGAGCCTGCGGACCGTCGGCACCCTCCGCCACGCCAGCGTCACCGACCCAATTCCGTCCAAGCGGGTGTGCTTCTACAAGAGCGGCGATCCTCAGTTCGGCGGCCTGCGCATGGTCGTCAACAACCGCACCTTCAAAACGTTCGATGCCCTCCTGGACAGCCTGTCCAAGAAGGTGCCCCTGGCATTCGGGGTGAGGAACATCACCACCCCCCGCGGGGTTCATGCCATTAACACACTGGATGAGCTCGAGGATGGAAAGTCCTACATCTGCTCCGACAGCAGGAAGGTAAAACCCATCAACCTGGCACTGGCTAGGAAGAAGCTGGCACCCTGGTACCATGCCAGGCCTGCGAGCTCCCGCCGCCGGACCTTGCACCGGCCCGGGGCCTTCTCCGGGCGGCAGGAACCCGTGCTTGTGCACACGCCAAAGAGACTGGCGGTCTTTCGGAATGGAGACCCCTCCGTCAAACACACGGTTGTGCTCCAAAAGAGAAGTGCGACGACTTTTGAGTGGATTCTGGAATATATTTCAGAGATGATGCAGTTCCACGTGGTCAAGCTGCACACGGTTGACGGCAGACGC GTGGAAGGGCTCTCGAGCTTGATCTTGTGCTCTGGCATGGTGGTGGCGGCCGGCAAAGAGCCATTCAGACCAGCAAACTACGCCAACCAGaagtcatcagggtccacgatGCCATCCGGTAACCAGATGAGCGTCAGGAGACTGAAGACTCTGAACC AAGGCAAAAAGAAGTCACGATCCCATGGGTCCAAGTCAAGAAACTTCTCCACGTCATCAGAGCGCTATATTGTGAACAAGATTCACAACTCCCTCATGGAAAGCTCGTGTGACCTGCCAAGCCAGCCCTCCAACTCCTTGGAGTATGAATCTGGACATGTACTCGCCGAAACGGAGGGCGAAGAGCAGGACTGCATGCTGCCTGACGAGGATGACATTGAAAAGTCCTTTCGGGTGAACCAGGATGGCAGCATGACAGTGGAGATGAGGGTGCGCTTGACCGTCAAGGAGGAGGAGACGCTCCATTGGACGACCACCCTGACCCGCTCCAGCGTGGCCAATCATCTTAACATGGCCTGTTTGCCTGAACCAGAGTCAGACCAGGATGTCTGTGCCACAGCACCAGATTTAGAAGACCCCGTTTCCTTCAGCGACATCATTAACAAGAATGAATCGAAAGACGACCACGACCAGGAGCCGCCATCGCTGGGCAATGGGGTTTTAAGTCAAAGCAGCTACGAAGAGGATGCTGTTAAAATCCAGGCGACGTCTCCTAGGAG AGCGTCAGACTTCTCGTCCCAAGTGGCCTCGACATTTGGCTCCTCGTCCAAAGTCCTCCTGGCGTTCTTGTCTATTGTGGCCTTGAAGGACAGCATCGCGATCCTGAATGTGGATCAGGTGAAGGCGAATGACGTGAGCTGTGATGAGGCTTTGAAAATGATCGAGTCTCTGAGGGAAATTGCGAGCATGGAGGATCCCCACCGGTTGGAAGAAAGTGTGTCGGCGTTACAGGAGTCCACATCAAGCCAGCTCCTAGACAGCTGGAGCAGTTTCCAGGAAATCGGGGGGACATATCAGGTCCTTCAtgatataattgaagcatttgaCGTACCCAATACAATTAAAGAAGAACTCATGTCTCTCTTGGCTGCACCTGTCAGTGAGAGTTACAAGAAGCTGATGGCTGATTCTGAGGGAAGCAGTTCTGGGATGGAGGAACAGAATGATGAGTTGGCTCATGATGATGAAGTCGAGCAGAAAATGAACTCTTACCATGTTTTGCATTCTGctgaggttcaaatctcagAAGAGGAAAGGGAGGACAAGCCTCAAGGAGAAGACTGCTATGTGGAACTTAATCCCAGTAGGAAGGAGAGTCCAGATAAAGAGCAATCAGGGACTGATGATAAAGTGCAGGGACTGGATAAACCTCAGCCAGTTCAAGAGAAAGGATTGAACCTTGTTGAAGAGGAAAGTCAATGTAGCTCAGACAAAGAGAATGAGGAAGAAATTATCAACGAGATGCTGGACAATTTGGAGGATGATAGACTAATTAGTGACTCCAATCCAGAGAGCAGCCATGCTCAGGATCCAAGCATAAATGACAGTGGCGATGACCAGAGCGGTTGTGACGAGCACACAGAGGCTTCAATGCTTGAATGCGAGCAAACTCGAAGCTCCACTGAGGAAGAGTTGAGCTTCCATGAGAAAGTATCGCACTCAGAGGAGGAACACGGCTATTTTACAGAATGTCAAGTCCCCGTGACAGAAACAAAATGCGACAAAGTGGCAGTTGCCAAAGATCTGTCAGACGAAGAAATGTCACAGCCTGTTGCGGTCAGAGTGAGTCTTCTGGAAAAGCAAGTTGCTGATGCCCAGAAGACAAGGTATAACAAACACGCCAAAAACATCTCGCTTGTATCTGAAGACTCCATGGAAACATTTCAGCAGTGCAGCCGATCCGCCCCACAGTCCTCGCTATCCTTCAGCTATGATTCCAGCGGTGTGGTAACCGTGGAGCCTGAAGGCAACAGGGTCAAGTCTATCCGGGAAATGTTTCTGGCAAAGAGTTCCGCAGATAGTGGAAAGCGGAGCCAGAGCACAGAGTCACAATCTGATAGGTCGGGGAGCGGGGGATACCAATCCCGAATGTCAAGCGAGCAGTCGAGTGGTGAAGAAGATCCGGTGCGGAAGTCCATCAGCAAAGGCTTTGTAAGGAGAACCATTGAAAGGCTTTACGGGAAGAGCAATGTCATCGAGAGGCTTCCTCAGGCacccagaaagaaaaagaagcaccCCAACATTTTCTCGCCCTTTCACACAGCCCGATGCAAAGCTGCGTCCGAGTTGTCTTACTTCAACTCAACCAATGCTCTCGACACCCTGACTGAGGCAACCCGCTGCATTGCTTTCAATGCACAAGTTGGGCCTCGTGACAGCGTTCCTATCGACGAGGGACGATGGCTCATCAGAGAGAACACGCTGATCCGGAAATCCATTTCCGACCCGACTGGTATCAACAAAAGCCTGGTCACCTCCGGGCAAGATGAAGACAACTGCGAGGACACACAAGAGGACACGCCTTACTCCCTTTTCAGCACCACATCCGAGCCGGAAGACCATAAAAAGTCCAAAAGATGCACCTATTTCTCTTTGCCCCACACCAGCGACTCAGAGGTGTGTCAGGACGAACAGAGTCTCCCAGAAGCAAACGCGGAGAGCGCCGCTAAAACGAAACCCGAGAAAAACGGCTCTGCTGTCGGGATGCCTGACAACAAGGTGCACCCGTTGGTGGAGATTCCAGTGGACGGTGAGGCGGTGGTGGTGGCGCAGCCCAAGAAAGGACACGGCGTCGTGAGCCAAAGCCTCCAAGAGCCTGACGTGTTAGATCTGTTATACAACTTTTGTGGCGAAAACTGTCCCATCTTGTGA